Within Vicingus serpentipes, the genomic segment CACAATTGATCCAAATGGAATAGGATCTGTAAATGATGTTCCTCCAGTAGGGAGTGTGGGTAATCCAAATAGTGCTCCTTCAAGTACTAATGATGGTTGTTTGTTAGCAGGTGAAAAAAATAGTACTTGGATGATAATAACTGTTGGACAAACAGGGAACTTAGAGTTTTCATTTGGAGCAGGTGGAGCCCAAGCTGGATTTTATGATTGGATTTTATGGCCCTATTCAGGAGATTGTGGAAATATTTCTGCTGGTAATGTTGCTCCTGTTAGTTGTAATTGGAATGCTTCAAGTACAGGAGGGACAGGTGCAGTTAGTTCTGTTCCAGCGGGAGGTAATGCAGGTAATTATGAACCAGCTATTCCGGTAGTTTGTGGTCAACAATATTTAATGTGTTTTTCAAATTATTCTAGTGCTAGTTCTACAGTTCCTGTTGAGTTTGGAGGTACGGCTACGGTTTCTTGTAGTGGTTTTATTAATGTAAGTTCAAATGATATTACAATATGTGAAGGAACTTCAGGCACATTAAATGTAGCTGGAGCTGATTCTTATGTGTGGTCACCAGCAACTGGTTTAAGTGCAACAACAGGAAATACTGTAACAGCATCACCTACAACAACAACAAATTATACTGTTACAGGTACAACAGGTTGTTTAACAGATGATACAACCATCACTGTTGTTGTTGAACCTAAACCAACTATTACTACCAGCTATACAAATCCTTCAACTGGTGCAAATGTGGTTGACGATGTTGTTACAACATGTGGAAATGAAGACATTGTATTAGGAGCTTCTGGTTCAGTAAATGGTTATGTTTGGTTTCCTAATGCTGGGTTAAGTTGTACAACATGTCAGAATCCAACGGTTTCGGTAGGTACAACTAACTTAACTTATTATGTTGTTGGCTACAGTGCTAATAATTGTCCTGATACTACAGAATTTAATATAATAGTAGCGCCTGTTGTTTCTGGATTTAATCAACCTGTTGCTCAATGTATTGAAGGAAATAGTTTTTCATTTACAAATACAGGGACAACTGGAGGTTCATATTCATGGGATTTTGGAGATGGTAATACATCTACTCTTGAAAACCCAACACATACCTATTTAACGGCATCAACATTTACAGTTCAACAAATTGTTACATTGGGGTCTTGTTCAGATACTACGGAATTAACAGTAACAGTAAATCCGTTAGTTGAGCCTACTTTTTCTGCTGTAGCACCACTTTGTCAAAATGCGGCAGCTCCAGTATTACCAACAACCTCGATTAATGCGATTACAGGTACATGGAGTCCAGTAGTTTCAACAGCAACTGCAGGTACTCAAACATATATATTTACTCCTGATGCAGGTCAATGTGCAGACTCTACAACGCTAGATATTACAATAAACCCATTACCAGTTCCGATTGCTTCTGCAGATAGTGTAAGTTGCTTTAGTGGAACAGATGGTTCTGTAACAGTAACAGGTGTAACTGGTACTAGTGCATTCCCTTTTGGATATGGATACTCTTGGACACCAGGTGTTCAAACTACACAAACTGCTACTGGTTTATCAGTTGGTGTTTACACTGTAACTGTTCAAGATTTAGCAACAACATGTAGTGCTCAAACTACCGCTGAAATATTTGAACCTACAGAATTAACTACAACAATAACTCCAGCACCACCATTATGTGCTGGACAAACAGGAAGTGCAACGGCTAACCCAACAGGAGGGACAGGAGCATATACATATTCATGGGAT encodes:
- a CDS encoding PKD domain-containing protein: MSSITKYLFASLLLIANFSLKAQCPDDNVWSGDPNVSVGCPGSTTVTLDAGEYINVDVVAGNIYTITTCTAGNTCNSNLTLADLGTLTSYATNNDGGTAVNGCSEIVWTSTVTGSLSLLLDRYQNAGNQCQNTGCLGTSISISCAQPPANTEPCGAVVLPVNNSCVSQTFDNTGVGSGYNILPSCGNYVGNDLWFTFTVPASGGANVDLGALGMTDSGMSLYTGTDCGNIAEATCDDDGGTGTMSNGDANFPPGTQIWVRVWGYGDDQGTFDICVTETTPAVTASDCGDAINICSNAGFTIDPNGIGSVNDVPPVGSVGNPNSAPSSTNDGCLLAGEKNSTWMIITVGQTGNLEFSFGAGGAQAGFYDWILWPYSGDCGNISAGNVAPVSCNWNASSTGGTGAVSSVPAGGNAGNYEPAIPVVCGQQYLMCFSNYSSASSTVPVEFGGTATVSCSGFINVSSNDITICEGTSGTLNVAGADSYVWSPATGLSATTGNTVTASPTTTTNYTVTGTTGCLTDDTTITVVVEPKPTITTSYTNPSTGANVVDDVVTTCGNEDIVLGASGSVNGYVWFPNAGLSCTTCQNPTVSVGTTNLTYYVVGYSANNCPDTTEFNIIVAPVVSGFNQPVAQCIEGNSFSFTNTGTTGGSYSWDFGDGNTSTLENPTHTYLTASTFTVQQIVTLGSCSDTTELTVTVNPLVEPTFSAVAPLCQNAAAPVLPTTSINAITGTWSPVVSTATAGTQTYIFTPDAGQCADSTTLDITINPLPVPIASADSVSCFSGTDGSVTVTGVTGTSAFPFGYGYSWTPGVQTTQTATGLSVGVYTVTVQDLATTCSAQTTAEIFEPTELTTTITPAPPLCAGQTGSATANPTGGTGAYTYSWDTAPVQTSQTATGLVPGVTYEVTVTDHNNCQVTETVTLVDGVTILAGFSVNDSSQCLTGNNYVLTNTGTSGVTYDWDFGDAGTSTTENPTHGYAGAGTYTITQIAYQGTCRDTVQQVVTVDPMPIPFASADSVLCNGGATGSAIVTSTTNSAGPFTYLWAPGGQTTVNATGLTAGGYTVTVTDQNTGCTGDVSVTVFEPAVLAINPEAHNDPICNGDATG